The genomic segment TAACAGCTTCCGACCATTGTGAACCGGTGCACGCCTTTGATGCTTTCCATCTGATGAACCCTCGAAGATTCGGTACagatcgttccgaagtgttTTCGTAACATATATGGCATAAGCCCGCCTTCAAGAACGCACAGCTCATCTCCCACGCACATGCTGCCTGGGCCTAGCCCAATTTGGCCTCGATCTGTAACGAATAATCGGTTTCCGGCGGCCATAGTCCGAACGGTGTCCTCCATCCATAAACTACCCTCCGGCTTGGTCCACTCTAGAAGATCATAATCCTTTGGTAAACAGGCGATTTTATACGATTCATCGGTATCCAAATCATCATTCCACTGATGTTGGTCGCCGTCAGGTACTGTTGAAGCTTCAAATCGTAAAAGCGACCCTCCTGTTGAGGGAATGGCATCAACTGTGTATCCGTCTGGACAAGCTGCAACCGCACTATAGAAGTCTTCTAGGATATTCTGATCACGGCTCACTCGCATGAGCGCACCTGCGTATTGCCCGAAGGCCCAGTAGGAGAGTTCTCGTCGTTTGTCAAGGTTGAGTGTGCGGAGGGAGCCGTCATCGTCACTGAGTACCTGCATAGACATGGAGAGGCAGGTTGCAACGGCCTCGAGGAACGGTTCTCGATGGTTTTGTCGCCCTTGTTTCCTTCCGTAAAAGGCCTGAACCTGGGCAATGGCCTGGCCAACGTTTGAGAGATCACTGCGAATGACCTGGCTGGTATGGTCAACGACGCCGCAAGATACGCCTTTCAGAATCAAGGCAGACTGCTGTCTGTCCTCTTCAAACGGCGGGCTCGAGTTATATTTGATCATAGTGGGGAGGAACTGAATAGGCTTCCATTCGGCTATGTCGTCATTGAGCAGGCCTTCGAGGTGTTGCCGTGGAAACATATTCTCAGTTCGACCCTCTAAATTCAACGGGTAGTGGCAAAACCGTGTACGACTTGCGTTGAATCCCAAGGACGCTTCCTCTTGGAGACGATACCGTCTCTGATTGAAACCAGAAGCCATGTGCTCGGAAGACCAATCTGGCACCCAAGAAGGAATATCGATACGGCTCTTGGAAAGCAAGTCTGGTGTCGTCATCCAGAGCAGACCGGTATGGCGGATGATCTCAAATGTTGCGTGGGAGAAGAGCTCACTGACATCATCCTCGTAATTAGCCTGGATACTCAGCTGGTTGTGTAGAAATGGCCGTTTCGATTTCATGTCCTCAGCAAGCTTGAGGAGAGCGAAGATCTTGTCTCGCGGCTCCGAGGATTTGCGATGGCGAAATCTTCTGAGAAGCCACAGCAGAGAGCTGCTTGTAGTTGCTCCGACGATtgtctcctcttcctcctctctcAAGCGGCGAGCAGGACTGATCGCATCTACTCTGCCGGCCAAGAAGCGCACAACTCTGATCAGCTCTGGATGTTTGATCTTGGGTGACTGCAAATGCATTTGGGCTGACTCGACGTAGTGAAACGGAAGCAAAGCACGGCCGTAAGCCATAGTGAGCCGTCGAGCGACGCAGGCCTCTTGAACAATCCACATCCGACTCCACCAGTCGCTTATCGCAAAAAGCCGCATCCTTTCGATGATCACTTGCAGCTGCGACTCACTGAGGTTTCGTTCAATGTCGTGACTGTTGAAGTATAACAGCGCAAAGAGGCTGTAAAGACACAAGATCTCTTCATGTTCCGTGAGCGATCCGGGCTCAGAGTTCTTCAGCGTATCCCAGTGCTTCTCGCATGTGTGATCCGAAGTCAAGATATCCAGATTCCCGAGATCCGTCAAGGGGTTCTCTCCCAGTTTCTCAAAACGACGTGAGTAATCCTTGCGGCTTCGATCTAGGCCATCTCCAACGTAGGCTGTGACTTCAGTGGCCGAGCCGAAGATGTCGTGCATCGAGCCAACTTGGTGACCCTTTTCTGCAGCATCATCTTGGTCGATGCATATCGAGTCCACCCAAAGAGTAATTGGTTCTATCTGCCTTCGGACAGCACGCAAGGCTCTATCCAAATTAAATGTGATCTTGTGGATCTTGCCGTTGACGGTGATCTGGTTTGACCGCTTCGAACTCCCCCATGCATAAGATAAGGCTTGATACTTATGATTTCGGTCGGCCACATATAGCCTAGATTCGAGGCCGTCGAGCCATTCTCCCGGGAAAAGCTGAATTAGTCGAATCTCATTGAGGGCAAGTTTCTCGTTGTACGTGAACACCGACATCATGTGAACCAAGCAAGTGATGAACAAGCCCCTCTAGTGGCTAAAGTGATGGTCGAGGACTAGAATACTGATGGAATGGCTGAAGAAGGCGATGGAATAGGCAGACACGGGAGAGGGAGCCAAGTCAGCCTGCATCCCGCGAGCCCGCTGATTGGTGTGAGAACATTCTTTCGAACTGCCTTGACCAGCTCAAGACGTATACCTTTTCAACCATCTCCAGAGTAAGCGCCGCTATGAAAACCTGTCATAGTTAGCATATTCAGAGTGACGGTATAGCAAGAATTCGGTATAGCATGGATCCTCTTAAGATGGGCTCGGTTATCAACGATTGATCCCTCATAAGTCGAGAAATTGAGACTGTTGATGTTGAATCTGCGCCTGGATTTTGGCGGGGAAGTCGCAGGGGTCGCGAGTACCCCTCCTCAATTACATAATCCAACTCAAGTAAGGCAGCCACATTTTGGTCCGTGCCCGGGGAACATCACGAAAGGCTGCAATAATTTTTTGGAGCTCCAGAAGCTTCTTGGGCCACGAACAGCACAAGTACAGCCTCTCCCCGCGACGACATACGAATCCCGAACATACCGCCGAGTGTCACCCCTACAGCTGTACTCGTCGCATCGAAGTAATCGCCCAAAATGTCGTTCGGAGGCCAGACCCCGACCATTATTGTCCTGAAAGAGGGTTCGCTACCCCACCGCCTTCCCCTTGCCGACCTGGAAACTGTGACTGACGAGCATGTTGCGCAGGAACCGATACCTCTCAGGGCAAGGGTCAGATTATCTCCAACATCAACGCCTGCTTGGCTGTCCAGGCCACGATCAAGTCTACTCTCGGTCCCTATGGAGGTGACCTCTTGATGGTCGATGCCAACGGCAGACAGACTATCACCAACGATGGAGCTACTGTTATGAAGGTTGGAAGGACCGCAAGGACTGTTTGGGGAGACTCGGGCATACTGACGCGCATATAGCTCCTCGACATCATTCACCCCGCAGCCCGAATCCTCGTCGATATCGCGAGATCACAAGATGCTGAGGTCGGTGACGGCACAACGTCCGTCGTCGTCTTGGCTGGAGAGATCCTGAAGGAGATCAAGGAGCACGTCGAGCAGGGCGTCAGCTCCCAGGTTATTATCAAGGGTCTGCGGAGAGCGTCTATGATGGCCGTCAACAAGATCAAGGAGATTGCTATCGACACCAACGAGAGCAACAGAAGGGAAACGCTCGGCAAGCTGGCGGCTACCGCCATGACGAGCAAGCTGATTAAGCGCAACACCGAGTTCTTCACAAAGAGTATGTTGGATGCACTCCTCCAGTGACACAAATGCTAATCGGGCGCAGTGGTCGTGGACGCCGTCCTTTCCCTGGACCAGGACGACCTGAACGAGAAGTTGATCGGCGTGAAGAAGATTCCCGGCGGTTCCCTCACCGAGTCACTATTCGTCAACGGTGTCGCATTCAAGAAGACGTTCTCCTACGCCGGTTTCGAGCAACAACCCAAGTCTTTCGAGAAGCCCAAGATTGTGTGCTTGAACGTCGAGTTGGAGCTCAAGGCCGAGAAGGACAACGCCGAGGTCCGTGTCGAGCAGGTGTCCGATTACCAGGCCGTTGTCGACGCTGAGTGGCAGATTATCTACAAGAAGTTGGAGGCTATCTACAAGACGGGCGCAAAGGTTGTGCTCAGCAAGCTGCCCATTGGCGACTTGGCTACCCAGTACTTCGCAGACCGCGACATCTTCTGCGCTGGTCGCGTCACATCCGAGGACATGGAGCGTGTGGTCCAGGCCACCGGTGCCACTGTCCAGTCTACATGCTCAGATATCCTCGCGGAGCACCTAGGTACCTGCGGAAGCTTCGACGAGCGCCAGATTGGAGGCGAGCGTTTCAACTTCTTCGAGGGCTGCCCCGAGGCCAAGACCTGCACACTCGTCCTCCGTGGCGGTGCTGAGCAGTTCATCGCCGAAGTCGAGCGCTCGCTGCACGACGCCATCATGATCGTCAAGCGCGCCATCAAGAACCACACTATcgtcggtggtggtggtgccgcCGAGATGGAGGTGTCCGCATACCTCCACCGCTTCGCCGACAAGAACATCCCCCACAAGCAACAAGCCATCATCAAGAGCTTCGCCAAGGCTCTCGAGATCATCCCCCGCCAGCTCTGCGACAATGCCGGTTTTGACGCGACCGACATCCTCAACAAGCTACGCGTGGAGCACCGCAAGGGCAGCACCTGGGCCGGTGTCGACTTCATCAACGAGGGCATCGCCGACATGATGGAGCGCTTCGTGTGGGAGCCGGCGCTGGTCAAGATCAACGCCATCCAGGCCGCCACCGAGGCCAGTTGCCTCATCCTCGGCGTCGACGAGACGATCCGCAACGAGGAGAGCGCGCAGCCCCAGGCCCCTGGTCAGCAGCTGCCTCCGGGCGCCGCACAGCGCGCTCTGAGAGGAAGAGGACGGGGCATGCCTCGTCGGTAAAGGAGGGGGGTTTATGACCGGGTTAAATGAATGAGAATCAAAAAAGGAAATCAAAATTCAGGAATCGATGAAATGGCGTCTGTATGATACCTAGAACTGGCCCCCAGGGGCTTTGGCTTTAAAAAGTCCGAATAGACTGGGTCATTTGTCGTCTGTCATGAACATCTGCTCTCCAACCTTCCGTGTGTGATTTCATCTTGTGTGATGTAAGCGCGGTATACAGTTTGAAAAGGCCCAGACCAATCTGTCATGTTGAAGCCTTGACGGGGGTTAATAATGCAGTGAAACGTCCATTGGATGAGGAAAAATGAGGTTAGGCAGCTAAAGCCTGGGAGGGTGTTGGACATGCAGCAAAGACGATCTCGATTGGCCTCTCCCTATGCGTGGCACCGCACAATCGGCCGCAGTCTTCGATCATGGACAATCGAAACCATTGGGGGTGTTAAAAACGCAGTGAAGACTGTCAAGACTTCGTTGGCTCGGGCTCCAGCTCTGGATATGAGCAGAGCGCCTTGAGAGGGGTTGAAATTGCAGTGCAATTGGTTGCCTTCTTTCTCGCCGCGACGAAATTCGTTCGCATTCGGTCGCCTTTCCAGGTCTCAGGCGGACCAGGCGGACAGACCAACGTCGCCGCATCCTCGAGACACCCTCTCTTATGTTGTGCATAGACCTCACGGAAAATTGGCCAACCTATTCTCTATCAAGCTTACTACCGCCTCAGCTGAACTCCTACCTAATCAAGACTGGATTGGCCTGTGAAGACAGTGTCTGGCGGTAGATTAGAACTCAAATCCCGAGACTGATTCGTCCATGTAGCCGATTTCCGTGTAAAGTCTCAATGAGGTGCTCACAAGCTGACCCAGTTGTCTTTGAAAACACGTCGAGTTGCATAAGAAACAAGACTGACGATCTCTCAAAGCCTCTGAACTTAGTGTAACTTTTGATGACCATCTCACATTCTAGTGATACTTCAAAACGAGACCGCCTCCATGGAACTGATGGCCTACCCCCTGCCTTCCACAACTTGCAACTGCCTTCCTGGCAGTGAGAAATACAGTGAAGTCTCGAGTCTGTCTCGGTCAGGCGAGGGATCGAACAATCTGGAGAGGAGTTCGACTATACACCAGATCAAAGCCTCGGGGTGTGTTAAAATTGCAGTGAATATTCTTATTCTTGGGCAGTCCGGAGTCGCTTTTGGTGGGCTGCATAAGACCTGCTTCCCACCAAGCCCAGGTACGCGTTAAGATTGCTGTGCAGAGGTTCTGATCATTGCCAATTGGCTTGCGATATCTAGCATTTGATCTTTGAACACCTAGATACCAAAGGCAAGGTACATGCCATCACGACGTATTCATTCGAAGTCTCCTTCACGCTGTATGACCAAATCGCAAGGAAGGATGCTGATTGTTTGAAATCTTCACGTGTTTCCGATCCCGCCTTCTGGGATGGGATGAATCTAGCTGTAAGGGTTCAGAACTCCTCTTCACCAAAGCCGTGTCTCCCATCGGCGATTACCAGTTCGAAGAAGGATAAACGttcgagaagaagaagaatacgaaagggaaaaaagaagTCATTCATATTGAATCGAATAAAAGGTTAGGTTAAGTGAGGCCTCAGACTTATGGATTAATCCATGACTCCCTCCAAATACCCCTCGGCCACGTTCCCCTTGTGCCTCTTATAGTAGGAGAGAAGGTGAAAGTGGCTGGAGCACCTTACGGGTGGGCCTCACCCTTTGGTTTCTAAGGAGTATCCGAGGGCTCGGCAAGATACTCCCAAGAACACCTCAGGTTTCTCGGCAAACGCCGTCTTTCGCAGGGGGGGGAAACCTAGAGGGTAGTCCTTCAGCAAAAGTCTTCAAGCCCTCGGAATAATGACACGACCAAGACACCAAGATAGCGCCATCTCATCTCGACGGAGGCCTCGAAATCCGAACAAGCTGTCCCATATAAAGATAGAACATGAAAGTCATATATCCATCATGTCCTCCTCACCACCCCGTCGCGAGGGGCCACAGCTGGAATGCACACCCCCAACAGATTCAGCTATACAAGCCCGCAAGCACAATCGTAAGAACCTAGAAGCAGTCAGTCCGACGGCAAGCCGACTAGTTCTCGACGCTGCCACCTTTGCTGAAGATGTTTTGCATTCCAACAGGTGGAAACCCGAGGTCACACGCACCGGCTCCCATGACGAACTTTTCTTCCGCTCAGGAATGTGATATAAAAGTCGGagagaaaaggaaaagaaaaagtctCATAGCTAAAGTCCCACAGCCGCTGTTGGCGATACACATCGTGT from the Colletotrichum lupini chromosome 3, complete sequence genome contains:
- a CDS encoding heterokaryon incompatibility protein, which codes for MMSVFTYNEKLALNEIRLIQLFPGEWLDGLESRLYVADRNHKYQALSYAWGSSKRSNQITVNGKIHKITFNLDRALRAVRRQIEPITLWVDSICIDQDDAAEKGHQVGSMHDIFGSATEVTAYVGDGLDRSRKDYSRRFEKLGENPLTDLGNLDILTSDHTCEKHWDTLKNSEPGSLTEHEEILCLYSLFALLYFNSHDIERNLSESQLQVIIERMRLFAISDWWSRMWIVQEACVARRLTMAYGRALLPFHYVESAQMHLQSPKIKHPELIRVVRFLAGRVDAISPARRLREEEEETIVGATTSSSLLWLLRRFRHRKSSEPRDKIFALLKLAEDMKSKRPFLHNQLSIQANYEDDVSELFSHATFEIIRHTGLLWMTTPDLLSKSRIDIPSWVPDWSSEHMASGFNQRRYRLQEEASLGFNASRTRFCHYPLNLEGRTENMFPRQHLEGLLNDDIAEWKPIQFLPTMIKYNSSPPFEEDRQQSALILKGVSCGVVDHTSQVIRSDLSNVGQAIAQVQAFYGRKQGRQNHREPFLEAVATCLSMSMQVLSDDDGSLRTLNLDKRRELSYWAFGQYAGALMRVSRDQNILEDFYSAVAACPDGYTVDAIPSTGGSLLRFEASTVPDGDQHQWNDDLDTDESYKIACLPKDYDLLEWTKPEGSLWMEDTVRTMAAGNRLFVTDRGQIGLGPGSMCVGDELCVLEGGLMPYMLRKHFGTICTESSRVHQMESIKGVHRFTMVGSCYVDGIMTWGDEAHGWGDNADDIEELDSKLRRRLHAPELAEVAFLLV
- a CDS encoding T-complex protein 1 is translated as MSFGGQTPTIIVLKEGTDTSQGKGQIISNINACLAVQATIKSTLGPYGGDLLMVDANGRQTITNDGATVMKLLDIIHPAARILVDIARSQDAEVGDGTTSVVVLAGEILKEIKEHVEQGVSSQVIIKGLRRASMMAVNKIKEIAIDTNESNRRETLGKLAATAMTSKLIKRNTEFFTKMVVDAVLSLDQDDLNEKLIGVKKIPGGSLTESLFVNGVAFKKTFSYAGFEQQPKSFEKPKIVCLNVELELKAEKDNAEVRVEQVSDYQAVVDAEWQIIYKKLEAIYKTGAKVVLSKLPIGDLATQYFADRDIFCAGRVTSEDMERVVQATGATVQSTCSDILAEHLGTCGSFDERQIGGERFNFFEGCPEAKTCTLVLRGGAEQFIAEVERSLHDAIMIVKRAIKNHTIVGGGGAAEMEVSAYLHRFADKNIPHKQQAIIKSFAKALEIIPRQLCDNAGFDATDILNKLRVEHRKGSTWAGVDFINEGIADMMERFVWEPALVKINAIQAATEASCLILGVDETIRNEESAQPQAPGQQLPPGAAQRALRGRGRGMPRR